The genomic segment TAAGATTAAAATGGTTGATGACATATAATACGCATAAAACATGCCAAAGGTTTTACGTTGCTGATTATCAGTCTTAAAAGAAATCAGATTTTTAGTATATTCCGATTATTGATATACGAAATCGTATGGATATCCGCTTACGTATGTTCCGCAATCAGATTGGATTATTATTTTTTTGATGGAAGTATCCTTACTGCCTGTGAGCGTGTATTGCTCAACATGGTGGTGGTATCGGTTGCCGTTAGCACTACCAGGAAATTCTTTGGATCGGGAGTTGAATTGATGAATTTGTGAGAAGGATTAATTTCCGTTGATGTTATCCCATCTCCGAAATTCCAGCGGTAAGCGTTGGCATATTGGGAAGTGTTAGTGAAAGAAACAACCACAGGGCTGGGTTGCTCATTGCCTGAATAGCTGAAACTGGCAATAGGGTAGGTGAGTGTGCCAACATTGGCTCTGTCCGCTTCGTCTGCCTTGGTGCATCCCGTAAGAATCATGATGACAACAGATAGTAAGATTAAGAGGTTATCAGCTTTCATATTTTTTGTCACAAAATTAGTACTTAACTCCTTAACGGCAAAATACCCGGCATATTTCCATTTGTCAGGATTTACATTTACCAACCCCGAAAAAATGTATTTTCGTATTTTCCTAAATCCATACTATTTGGAATCAATCTCCGTTTATGCAATAACTGTTGTAAAAGAGCCCTGATGAAAAAAATCTTTCTGATATTTCCGCTGGTTATTTTACTATTTTCTGTAAACGGCCAGGTTGCAAAATACAGTA from the Bacteroidota bacterium genome contains:
- a CDS encoding PKD domain-containing protein, which encodes MKADNLLILLSVVIMILTGCTKADEADRANVGTLTYPIASFSYSGNEQPSPVVVSFTNTSQYANAYRWNFGDGITSTEINPSHKFINSTPDPKNFLVVLTATDTTTMLSNTRSQAVRILPSKK